The following coding sequences are from one Desulfuromonas sp. TF window:
- a CDS encoding DUF362 domain-containing protein: MALKITEECIACGTCVDTCPTGAIVEGGDIYTINDDCTECRACIDSCPVDAITE, translated from the coding sequence ATGGCTCTCAAAATCACTGAAGAATGTATCGCCTGCGGCACCTGCGTCGACACCTGCCCGACCGGAGCTATTGTTGAAGGCGGCGACATCTACACCATTAATGATGACTGCACCGAATGCCGGGCTTGCATCGACAGTTGCCCCGTCGATGCCATCACGGAATAA
- the tsaB gene encoding tRNA (adenosine(37)-N6)-threonylcarbamoyltransferase complex dimerization subunit type 1 TsaB: MDELLLTVDTSTPCGSVAVSRGETILGEVLLNIKSNHTDRLLLTIRQLLTDIGVTTEGLDALGVVVGPGSFTGLRVGVATVKGLALALDKPVAGVSSLRTMALQVPFPRHPLCVLLDARKKEVYAGLFGWEGGMPVSLAEEAVLPPEKLLQDLEGEVLFAGDGALAYRTLIVRQLGARAHFIPWPFHLPRASSAAALALADLRQDRTIPLELLAPRYIRLSEAEIMWTRRLDSGLIDS, encoded by the coding sequence ATGGACGAACTTCTCCTTACGGTGGACACCTCCACCCCCTGCGGGAGTGTCGCCGTCAGCCGTGGCGAGACGATCCTGGGGGAGGTCCTCCTCAATATTAAATCCAATCATACCGACCGGCTTCTGTTAACCATCCGACAGCTGCTGACCGATATCGGAGTGACCACTGAAGGACTGGATGCCCTCGGCGTAGTCGTCGGCCCCGGCTCCTTTACCGGACTGAGAGTCGGTGTAGCCACCGTCAAGGGGCTGGCCCTGGCGCTGGACAAACCGGTGGCGGGGGTTTCGTCCTTGCGGACAATGGCGCTGCAGGTTCCTTTTCCCCGCCATCCTCTCTGCGTTCTGCTCGACGCCCGCAAAAAAGAAGTCTATGCGGGGCTCTTCGGCTGGGAAGGGGGAATGCCCGTTTCCCTGGCGGAGGAAGCCGTGCTCCCTCCGGAAAAGCTTCTTCAGGACCTCGAAGGAGAAGTTCTGTTTGCCGGTGACGGAGCCCTTGCTTACCGAACCCTGATCGTGCGTCAGTTGGGAGCTCGTGCCCATTTCATTCCCTGGCCTTTTCACCTGCCCCGCGCCTCGTCGGCGGCAGCTCTGGCCCTGGCCGATCTGCGCCAGGATCGAACCATTCCTCTGGAGCTCCTGGCACCCCGATATATTCGCCTTTCCGAGGCTGAGATCATGTGGACCCGGCGCCTCGATTCAGGTCTTATTGATAGTTGA
- the ilvD gene encoding dihydroxy-acid dehydratase — protein sequence MSAKRSDAITKGFERTPHRALLKGTGVPADQMDRPFIGIATSFTDLIPGHTGMRDLERFIEKGVHTGGGYSFLFGIPGVCDGIAMGHKGMHYSLPTRELIADMIESVAEAHRLDGLVLLTNCDKITPGMLMAAARLDIPCLVVTAGPMMTGSGQKGRRFSFVTDTFEAMAQYKAGVIDEKELMVCEDQACPTAGSCQGLFTANTMAILTETLGMSLVRCGTALAVSSLKRRIAFASGERIVQLVREGITPRQILTREAFENAIRVDLALGGSSNTVLHLLSIAREAGVDLPLEDFDRLSRETPQLASMNPGGKHFMEDLDAAGGVPAVLYQLRDRILDNPTLTGPTVKEIVASVAQVDEEVIQPISSPVRPEGGIAILKGNLAPDGAVVKQSGVSEKMMNFEGRARCFDSEEGAMQALMNGQVVAGDIVVIRYEGPKGGPGMREMLAPTATLMGLGLGESVALITDGRFSGGTRGPCIGHISPEAAEGGPIALIEDGDAIILDIPNRRLELKVDEAALEQRRAAWRKPEPKIKSGWLARYAAVVTSANTGAICKA from the coding sequence ATGAGTGCCAAACGCAGTGATGCCATTACCAAAGGATTCGAAAGAACTCCCCACCGTGCTCTCCTTAAAGGGACCGGCGTCCCCGCCGACCAGATGGACAGACCGTTTATCGGAATCGCTACTTCCTTTACCGACCTGATTCCGGGCCACACCGGCATGCGGGATCTGGAGCGGTTTATCGAAAAAGGGGTCCATACCGGCGGCGGCTATTCCTTCCTCTTCGGCATACCCGGCGTCTGCGACGGCATTGCAATGGGCCACAAGGGAATGCATTATTCCCTCCCCACCCGTGAACTCATTGCCGATATGATCGAATCGGTGGCCGAGGCCCATCGTCTCGACGGCCTGGTGCTGTTGACAAATTGCGACAAGATCACCCCCGGCATGCTTATGGCGGCCGCCCGTCTCGACATTCCGTGCCTGGTGGTGACGGCCGGCCCGATGATGACGGGCAGCGGTCAAAAAGGGCGCCGCTTCTCCTTCGTCACGGACACCTTCGAAGCCATGGCCCAGTACAAGGCTGGAGTTATCGACGAGAAGGAGCTCATGGTCTGCGAAGACCAGGCCTGCCCTACCGCAGGCTCCTGTCAGGGGCTTTTCACCGCCAACACCATGGCCATTCTTACCGAAACGCTGGGGATGAGCCTGGTGCGCTGCGGCACCGCACTGGCGGTCTCATCCCTGAAGAGGCGCATCGCTTTCGCCTCCGGCGAGAGGATCGTCCAACTGGTCCGGGAAGGGATCACCCCCCGCCAGATTCTCACCCGCGAGGCCTTCGAGAACGCCATTCGCGTCGACCTGGCCTTGGGCGGATCGAGCAATACCGTGCTGCACCTCCTCTCCATCGCCAGGGAGGCCGGGGTCGATCTTCCCCTGGAAGACTTCGACAGGCTGAGCCGGGAAACGCCCCAGCTCGCCTCCATGAATCCGGGCGGCAAGCATTTCATGGAAGACCTGGATGCTGCCGGCGGAGTCCCGGCGGTTCTCTATCAGCTGCGCGACCGGATTCTCGACAACCCCACCCTGACCGGACCGACCGTGAAGGAGATCGTCGCCAGCGTGGCCCAGGTGGACGAAGAGGTGATCCAGCCCATCTCTAGCCCGGTGCGTCCCGAAGGGGGAATAGCCATCCTCAAGGGCAATCTCGCCCCCGACGGCGCGGTGGTTAAGCAATCGGGCGTCTCCGAGAAGATGATGAACTTCGAAGGACGCGCCCGCTGTTTCGACTCGGAAGAGGGGGCCATGCAGGCCCTGATGAACGGACAAGTCGTGGCCGGCGACATCGTGGTCATTCGCTATGAAGGGCCCAAGGGAGGGCCGGGCATGAGGGAAATGCTGGCTCCGACCGCCACCCTGATGGGACTCGGCCTGGGGGAGAGCGTGGCTCTCATCACCGACGGCCGGTTCTCCGGAGGAACCCGGGGGCCCTGCATCGGACATATTTCGCCCGAAGCTGCCGAAGGAGGCCCGATAGCACTGATCGAGGACGGCGATGCCATCATTCTCGACATCCCAAACCGCCGACTCGAACTCAAGGTAGACGAGGCGGCCCTCGAACAGCGCCGGGCAGCCTGGCGAAAACCTGAACCCAAGATCAAGAGCGGCTGGCTGGCCAGGTATGCCGCAGTAGTAACATCGGCCAATACGGGGGCGATCTGCAAGGCATAA
- a CDS encoding 1-deoxy-D-xylulose-5-phosphate reductoisomerase gives MKNLAILGSTGSIGVSTLEIVAAHPDSYRIISLTAGNNLARLEEQIRRFEPLTVAVVKPEDARALKKSLGPGGPEVLCGIEGLIACAAHSEVHMVVSAIVGAAGLVPTMAAIEAGKDVALANKETLVTAGPLVMEAVARKGVNLYPVDSEHSAIFQSMEGHRKGDIRRLILTASGGPFRKKALAELREVTPAAALAHPNWNMGRKISIDSATMMNKGLEVIEARWLFELPADRIAVHIHPQSIVHSMVEYVDGSVIAQLGIPDMKTPIAYALSYPERLTLNLPPLDLCSLGSLTFEEPDLERFACLALAYEALHLGGTAPAVLNAANEVAVDAFLNGKIPFLEIPAVIRAALERHQPQPLMHIEEALRADLWGRETARLIIDTPS, from the coding sequence ATGAAAAATCTCGCCATCCTCGGTTCGACCGGTTCCATCGGAGTCAGCACTCTTGAAATAGTAGCCGCCCATCCGGACAGCTACCGGATCATCTCTCTTACAGCGGGGAACAATCTGGCCCGGCTGGAGGAGCAGATCCGTCGGTTTGAGCCCCTGACTGTGGCCGTCGTCAAGCCCGAGGACGCTCGTGCTCTAAAAAAATCCCTCGGACCGGGAGGCCCCGAAGTTCTCTGTGGAATCGAAGGGCTGATCGCCTGCGCCGCACACTCCGAGGTTCATATGGTCGTATCGGCCATCGTCGGTGCGGCCGGTCTCGTCCCGACCATGGCGGCGATCGAGGCCGGCAAGGACGTGGCTCTCGCCAACAAGGAGACACTGGTGACGGCGGGGCCGCTGGTCATGGAGGCGGTGGCCCGAAAAGGGGTGAACCTTTATCCGGTGGACAGCGAACATTCTGCCATTTTCCAGTCCATGGAAGGTCACCGCAAAGGGGACATCCGGCGTCTGATCCTTACGGCTTCGGGGGGGCCGTTCCGAAAAAAGGCCCTGGCGGAACTTCGGGAAGTGACCCCCGCGGCCGCCCTGGCGCATCCCAACTGGAACATGGGGCGAAAGATTTCCATCGATTCCGCTACGATGATGAACAAGGGGCTGGAAGTCATCGAAGCCCGATGGCTCTTCGAGCTGCCGGCCGATCGCATCGCGGTGCATATCCATCCTCAGAGCATCGTACATTCCATGGTAGAATATGTGGACGGTTCGGTCATTGCTCAGCTTGGAATCCCCGATATGAAAACCCCCATCGCCTATGCGTTGTCCTATCCGGAGAGGCTGACGCTCAACCTTCCTCCTTTGGACCTTTGTTCCCTCGGGTCCCTGACCTTCGAGGAGCCGGACCTGGAGCGCTTCGCCTGTCTTGCACTGGCCTATGAGGCTTTGCATCTTGGGGGGACGGCACCGGCCGTACTCAATGCGGCCAACGAGGTGGCGGTAGATGCGTTTCTGAATGGTAAAATTCCTTTTCTCGAAATCCCGGCCGTCATCCGTGCCGCTCTGGAGCGGCATCAGCCTCAGCCTCTGATGCACATCGAAGAGGCTTTGCGGGCCGATCTCTGGGGCCGCGAGACCGCCCGTCTGATTATCGATACGCCAAGCTGA
- the frr gene encoding ribosome recycling factor, producing MYNDVISLGRAGMEKSIDALKKELARIRTGRASTTLLDDVRVDYYGTPTPLNQIGTLTVPEPRLITIQPWEKNLIPAIERAILKSDLGLNPSSDGQLVRIAIPPLTEERRKEMSKMTRRIGEDAKIAVRNARREANENLKKLEKDKEISEDELKRGEKEIQDLTDGYVKKVDEIVATKEKEVMEI from the coding sequence ATGTATAACGATGTCATCAGTCTGGGCCGCGCCGGCATGGAGAAATCCATCGATGCCCTGAAAAAAGAGCTCGCCAGAATCCGTACGGGACGCGCCTCGACGACTCTGCTGGACGATGTGCGAGTAGATTACTACGGAACTCCGACGCCGCTCAATCAGATCGGCACCTTGACCGTTCCCGAGCCCCGGCTCATTACCATCCAGCCCTGGGAAAAGAACCTGATTCCCGCGATCGAGAGGGCTATTCTCAAATCGGACCTGGGACTCAACCCTTCCTCGGACGGACAACTGGTGCGGATCGCGATTCCTCCTCTTACGGAGGAGCGTCGCAAGGAAATGTCCAAGATGACCAGGCGCATTGGAGAGGATGCCAAGATCGCCGTCCGCAATGCCCGGCGCGAAGCCAACGAGAATCTCAAAAAACTCGAAAAGGATAAGGAGATCTCCGAGGATGAATTGAAGCGGGGTGAAAAGGAGATCCAGGATCTGACGGACGGATATGTAAAAAAGGTCGACGAAATCGTAGCGACCAAGGAAAAAGAAGTCATGGAGATCTGA
- the ilvB gene encoding biosynthetic-type acetolactate synthase large subunit, with the protein MKKTGSQILLECLQLEGVDTVFGYPGGTVINIYDDLMDYPIKHILNRHEQAAVHAADGYARATGKVGVAIATSGPGATNTVTGIATAYMDSIPLVVITGQVPTPLIGNDAFQEADIIGITRPITKHNYLVKDVRDLARVVKQAFYIARTGRPGPVLIDLPKDVQIASTTFEYPETVELRGYKPTYSGNIRQVEKAVKMLLAARKPVIYVGGGATLADASTELKDLAEAIQAPVTTTLMGMATFPKKHPLSLGMLGMHGTYYANMAITNADLLIAVGARFDDRVTGKISSFAPDAKIIHIDIDPTSIKKNVRVDLPLVGELKDVLQKMLKKLAEQGKAVSALVESTEPWRNEIADWKEKHPTSYNPSTSVIKPQFVIEKIRELTDDDAIITTEVGQHQMWTAQFFDFSRPRTFLTSGGLGTMGFGLPAALGAQAGFPERQVIDISGDGSFQMNSQELATLVQYRLPVKIVILNNNFLGMVRQWQQLFFNKRYSQTCMELPIDFCKLAEAYGATGLSASKPEEVEGVIRKALETPGPVIMEFKIAREENVMPMVPAGAGLNEMVLAS; encoded by the coding sequence GTGAAAAAGACCGGATCGCAGATACTTCTGGAATGTCTGCAGCTGGAAGGGGTGGATACCGTCTTCGGTTATCCCGGGGGAACGGTCATCAACATCTATGATGACCTGATGGATTATCCGATCAAGCATATCCTGAACCGCCATGAACAGGCCGCGGTGCACGCCGCCGACGGTTATGCTCGGGCCACCGGCAAGGTCGGTGTGGCCATCGCCACCAGCGGCCCCGGCGCTACCAATACGGTCACAGGAATCGCCACCGCCTACATGGATTCGATTCCGCTGGTGGTCATCACGGGCCAGGTGCCTACGCCCTTGATCGGCAATGATGCCTTCCAGGAGGCGGACATCATCGGCATTACCCGTCCCATCACCAAACACAACTACCTGGTAAAGGATGTTCGGGACTTGGCCAGGGTGGTCAAGCAGGCCTTCTACATCGCCCGCACCGGACGGCCGGGTCCCGTACTGATCGATCTGCCCAAAGATGTTCAGATAGCCTCCACGACATTCGAATATCCCGAAACCGTGGAGCTCAGGGGGTACAAACCGACCTATAGCGGCAATATCCGCCAGGTCGAGAAGGCGGTCAAGATGCTTCTGGCTGCCCGCAAGCCAGTGATTTATGTGGGCGGCGGGGCCACTCTGGCCGATGCGTCAACCGAACTGAAGGATCTCGCCGAAGCCATTCAGGCACCGGTGACCACCACCTTGATGGGCATGGCCACCTTTCCCAAGAAGCACCCCCTTTCTCTGGGAATGCTCGGGATGCACGGCACCTATTATGCCAACATGGCCATCACCAATGCAGACCTGCTGATAGCCGTCGGTGCCCGCTTCGACGACCGGGTGACCGGGAAAATAAGCTCCTTCGCACCCGACGCCAAGATCATACATATCGATATCGATCCGACATCGATCAAGAAAAACGTACGGGTCGATCTCCCCCTCGTCGGCGAGCTCAAGGATGTACTCCAGAAGATGCTGAAAAAATTGGCCGAGCAGGGAAAGGCGGTTTCCGCCCTGGTCGAGAGTACCGAGCCCTGGCGGAACGAGATCGCCGACTGGAAAGAAAAGCACCCGACAAGCTACAACCCCTCGACATCCGTCATTAAGCCCCAGTTCGTCATTGAGAAAATCCGCGAATTGACCGACGATGATGCGATCATCACCACCGAGGTGGGGCAGCACCAGATGTGGACGGCCCAGTTCTTCGATTTCTCCCGCCCCCGAACTTTCCTGACTTCAGGCGGACTGGGAACTATGGGGTTCGGACTGCCGGCGGCCCTCGGTGCGCAGGCCGGTTTTCCCGAGCGACAGGTCATCGACATCTCAGGAGACGGCTCCTTTCAGATGAACTCGCAGGAACTGGCCACCCTCGTCCAGTACCGGCTGCCTGTCAAAATTGTCATTCTCAACAATAATTTTCTGGGAATGGTACGCCAATGGCAGCAGCTCTTCTTCAATAAGAGATACAGCCAGACCTGCATGGAGCTGCCCATCGATTTCTGCAAGCTGGCGGAAGCTTACGGAGCCACCGGTCTCTCCGCCAGCAAGCCGGAAGAAGTCGAGGGAGTCATCCGCAAGGCCCTCGAGACCCCCGGTCCGGTCATCATGGAGTTCAAGATCGCTCGGGAGGAGAACGTCATGCCCATGGTTCCGGCCGGCGCCGGCCTCAACGAGATGGTCCTGGCTTCCTGA
- the rseP gene encoding RIP metalloprotease RseP — MLTVVAGIIMLGILVFVHELGHFCIAKLSGVKVLKFSLGFGPRLVSRKWGETEYMVCAVPLGGYVQMLGEGSGEEGETGELSPEDRKRSFAEQPVGRRTAIIAAGPAMNLLLPFLILPVAYMSGIDLPAYFDQPPCIGYVAADTEAKSTGFRDGDCIVSVNEEPVSSWSDTNMVLIGHAGDPLDFQVRRGQQTVIITMTPENGGLEGLRSLGLHPQQEAVVGGVAPGMPAEQAGIKAGDRIVTVEGEPVDSWYDLRPIIQALDGRPATLTIEREGESLNLTVQPIRENGADYLIGVAPLQETVHKRFGFIESVRAGAERTVELVQITLVFVQKLFSGDVSTKNIGGPITVVQIAGQAAQTDLSSVLTILAFLSIQLGILNLFPIPILDGGHLFFNLFELVLRRPLSMRVREIAQQIGLLLIVLLMVLAFYNDFVRIFTGGP; from the coding sequence ATGCTCACCGTTGTCGCCGGCATCATCATGCTAGGCATTCTGGTCTTTGTCCATGAACTGGGACACTTCTGTATCGCCAAGCTTTCGGGAGTCAAGGTCCTCAAGTTTTCGCTCGGTTTCGGTCCCCGACTGGTCTCCAGGAAGTGGGGAGAGACGGAATACATGGTCTGCGCCGTCCCTCTTGGGGGTTACGTCCAGATGCTCGGTGAAGGCAGCGGAGAGGAGGGGGAGACCGGCGAGTTGAGCCCCGAAGACCGCAAACGCTCCTTTGCCGAACAGCCGGTGGGGCGGCGGACGGCAATTATTGCCGCCGGTCCAGCAATGAATCTTCTCCTCCCCTTTCTTATTCTTCCCGTCGCCTACATGTCCGGGATCGATCTCCCTGCCTACTTCGACCAGCCTCCCTGCATCGGCTATGTGGCTGCAGATACCGAAGCCAAATCGACCGGATTCCGGGACGGCGACTGCATCGTCTCCGTCAATGAAGAGCCGGTCTCCTCCTGGTCCGATACGAACATGGTCCTGATCGGTCATGCCGGCGATCCCCTCGATTTTCAGGTGCGCAGGGGACAGCAGACTGTCATCATCACCATGACTCCCGAGAACGGTGGGCTGGAAGGGCTGCGCTCTCTCGGTCTGCATCCGCAGCAGGAGGCGGTGGTGGGGGGAGTGGCACCGGGCATGCCCGCCGAACAGGCGGGGATTAAAGCAGGAGACCGGATCGTGACCGTCGAGGGGGAACCGGTCGATTCCTGGTACGATCTCCGCCCGATCATCCAGGCACTGGACGGACGCCCCGCGACTCTGACCATCGAACGTGAGGGGGAATCACTGAACTTGACTGTTCAGCCGATCAGGGAAAATGGAGCCGATTACCTCATCGGGGTGGCTCCTCTTCAGGAGACCGTCCATAAACGCTTCGGTTTCATCGAGTCCGTCAGGGCCGGAGCCGAAAGGACCGTGGAGCTGGTTCAGATCACCCTGGTTTTCGTTCAGAAGCTCTTTTCCGGTGACGTTTCGACGAAAAACATCGGCGGCCCCATCACCGTGGTGCAGATTGCCGGCCAGGCGGCTCAGACCGATCTCTCCAGCGTGCTGACCATCCTTGCCTTTCTCAGTATCCAACTGGGGATTCTGAATCTCTTCCCCATTCCGATCCTCGATGGAGGCCACCTCTTCTTCAACCTTTTCGAACTCGTTTTACGGCGGCCGCTGTCGATGCGTGTTCGCGAGATTGCCCAGCAGATAGGCCTGCTTCTCATCGTTCTGCTCATGGTTCTGGCTTTCTATAATGACTTCGTCAGAATCTTTACCGGAGGGCCGTGA
- the pyrH gene encoding UMP kinase produces the protein MDEEKPKFSRILLKLSGEALAGQQGYGIDPEVIADIASEIKEVVALGVQVALVIGGGNIFRGVAAASKGMDRASADYMGMLATVMNSLALQDALEKISVVTRVQSAIEMQEVAEPYIRRRAVRHLEKGRVVIFAAGTGNPFFTTDTAASLRAMEIGAEVILKATKVDGVYSADPVKDKTAVKYPTLTYLDVLKKGLQVMDATATSLCMDNDLPIVVFNLTQRGNIKKVVMGEQIGTLVKGDVAHV, from the coding sequence CCGAAATTCAGCCGGATCCTCCTCAAGCTCAGCGGCGAGGCACTTGCCGGCCAGCAGGGTTACGGCATCGATCCCGAAGTGATCGCCGATATCGCCTCCGAGATCAAGGAGGTGGTCGCCCTCGGAGTTCAAGTTGCACTGGTCATCGGCGGAGGCAATATTTTCCGCGGCGTCGCGGCCGCCTCCAAGGGCATGGACCGGGCCAGCGCCGACTACATGGGGATGCTGGCCACGGTGATGAACAGTCTGGCGCTTCAGGATGCGCTGGAAAAGATCAGCGTGGTTACCCGAGTGCAGTCGGCCATAGAGATGCAGGAGGTCGCCGAGCCCTATATCCGGCGCCGGGCGGTGCGTCACCTGGAGAAAGGTCGCGTCGTTATCTTCGCGGCCGGGACGGGAAATCCCTTTTTCACCACCGATACTGCGGCAAGTTTGCGGGCAATGGAGATCGGGGCCGAGGTCATTCTCAAGGCCACGAAGGTCGATGGAGTTTACAGCGCCGATCCCGTCAAGGACAAGACCGCCGTCAAATATCCCACTCTTACGTATCTGGATGTCCTCAAAAAAGGTCTTCAGGTCATGGATGCGACGGCGACTTCGCTGTGCATGGATAACGATCTGCCCATTGTGGTTTTCAATCTGACCCAGCGGGGGAACATCAAAAAGGTGGTCATGGGTGAGCAGATCGGCACCCTGGTCAAAGGAGATGTAGCTCATGTATAA
- a CDS encoding DUF465 domain-containing protein, which produces MMQANDQTLVQQLCDGNARFRMLYEEHLLLEKELRKLEQKTFLTPEEEVEKKKIQKLKLAGKDEMELILIRHRQ; this is translated from the coding sequence ATGATGCAGGCGAATGATCAGACGCTGGTGCAGCAGTTATGCGATGGAAACGCCCGGTTCCGCATGCTCTATGAGGAACACCTGCTATTGGAAAAGGAACTGCGGAAACTGGAACAGAAAACCTTCCTTACTCCCGAGGAAGAGGTGGAAAAAAAGAAGATCCAGAAACTGAAGCTGGCCGGAAAAGATGAGATGGAACTTATCCTCATCAGGCACAGGCAGTAA
- a CDS encoding isoprenyl transferase, with protein MRIPRHLAIIMDGNGRWAEQRQLPRIAGHHRGVETVQTVVKECRAIGISCLTLYAFSSENWGRPEEEVNALMGLLAEYLRSELKTMMDRGIRLKVIGETSRLPVEARKVLDETVARTRDNHDMVLTLALSYGARNELVRAARYLAGEALAGRMAPGDINDRTVAAALDTADLPDPDLLIRTSGEMRISNFLLWQLAYTELYFSEVLWPDFDERELRRALKEYSRRQRRFGLTGEQVRTDDCCPGEGHH; from the coding sequence ATGCGTATTCCTCGGCATCTTGCCATCATAATGGACGGAAACGGTCGGTGGGCCGAACAGCGTCAGCTGCCCCGTATCGCCGGCCATCACCGGGGTGTGGAAACGGTTCAGACCGTGGTCAAGGAATGCCGGGCCATCGGAATCTCCTGTCTCACTCTTTACGCTTTCAGTTCCGAGAACTGGGGACGGCCAGAGGAGGAGGTGAACGCCCTTATGGGGCTCCTTGCCGAGTACCTGAGAAGCGAGCTGAAAACCATGATGGATAGAGGCATCCGGCTGAAAGTTATTGGCGAAACCAGCCGTCTGCCGGTCGAGGCGAGAAAAGTCCTTGACGAGACGGTCGCCCGCACCAGGGACAATCATGATATGGTCCTGACCCTGGCCCTATCCTACGGCGCCCGGAACGAGTTGGTGCGGGCTGCGAGATATCTTGCCGGCGAAGCGCTCGCCGGCAGAATGGCGCCTGGAGACATCAATGACCGGACGGTAGCTGCGGCTCTCGATACCGCCGACCTGCCGGACCCCGATCTGCTCATCAGGACCAGCGGCGAGATGCGGATCAGCAATTTCCTGCTCTGGCAGCTCGCCTATACCGAACTTTATTTTTCCGAGGTTCTCTGGCCCGACTTTGATGAACGGGAACTGCGTCGGGCGCTTAAGGAATACAGCCGGCGGCAGAGGCGTTTCGGATTGACCGGCGAGCAGGTGCGGACTGACGACTGCTGCCCGGGGGAGGGACATCATTAA
- the ilvN gene encoding acetolactate synthase small subunit: MKHTISVLVENEFGVLSRVSGLFSGRGFNIESLSVAPTFDPSISRITLVTRGDDQILEQITKQLNKLIDTIKVIDFTGQDYVEREMALVKVTAEEETRAEVLRIADIFRAKVVDVTPRSYTIEITGAPTKIDAIIELLQPMGIKELVRSGPVVLGRGSKGWKGTD; this comes from the coding sequence ATGAAACATACAATCTCGGTGCTGGTTGAAAATGAGTTCGGGGTTCTCTCCCGGGTATCAGGACTCTTCTCCGGACGAGGCTTCAATATCGAAAGCCTCTCGGTTGCTCCAACTTTTGATCCGAGCATCTCCAGGATCACCCTGGTGACGCGCGGAGACGATCAGATTCTGGAACAGATCACCAAGCAGCTCAACAAGCTGATCGATACCATCAAAGTCATCGACTTCACCGGTCAGGACTACGTCGAACGCGAGATGGCCCTGGTCAAGGTAACGGCGGAGGAGGAAACCCGTGCCGAGGTCCTGCGGATCGCCGATATTTTCCGTGCAAAGGTCGTGGACGTGACTCCCCGTTCCTATACCATTGAAATCACCGGGGCGCCGACCAAGATTGATGCCATCATCGAACTCCTTCAGCCGATGGGAATCAAGGAACTCGTGCGGTCGGGTCCGGTGGTTCTGGGACGCGGCTCCAAAGGATGGAAGGGGACGGATTAG
- a CDS encoding phosphatidate cytidylyltransferase, whose amino-acid sequence MLTGVVALPLLILFVIYTNTVLFTALVCGITFLALFEYYAMCLPAERARERITAAGFGVLLVPLLSFHRPDLLTAGVVFSVLFFAIFFLLRFRDLNTVVQHLTLLLFGLLYLPLLLGHLALLRGLPFGREWIFLVLLIVMAGDTAAYFTGVSLGRRKLYPAISPNKSIEGALGGLAGSLVGALIAKFWFFPALILLDCAVLGLFLGVLGQLGDLFESMLKRSFGVKDSGTIIPGHGGMLDRLDSLLFAFPPAYYYALLRFGGGAP is encoded by the coding sequence ATCCTCACGGGGGTGGTAGCTCTCCCGCTGCTGATTCTCTTCGTCATTTACACCAATACGGTACTGTTCACTGCTCTCGTCTGCGGCATAACTTTTCTGGCCCTGTTCGAATACTATGCGATGTGTCTGCCTGCCGAACGTGCCCGGGAACGAATCACCGCCGCGGGCTTCGGAGTACTTCTGGTTCCCCTCCTGAGTTTTCATCGCCCCGATCTGCTGACGGCGGGCGTGGTATTTTCGGTTCTCTTTTTCGCTATCTTTTTTCTGCTGCGCTTTCGTGACCTGAATACCGTCGTCCAGCATCTGACTCTGCTCCTTTTCGGTTTACTTTATCTGCCGCTGCTCCTTGGCCATCTGGCTCTGCTTCGGGGACTTCCCTTCGGCCGGGAATGGATTTTCCTGGTCCTTCTCATCGTCATGGCTGGGGATACGGCCGCGTATTTTACCGGAGTCTCACTGGGCCGGCGCAAGCTCTATCCCGCCATCAGCCCCAATAAGAGCATCGAAGGAGCCCTCGGTGGCCTGGCCGGCAGCCTCGTCGGCGCTCTCATTGCCAAGTTCTGGTTCTTCCCCGCCCTGATATTGCTGGACTGTGCAGTGCTGGGGCTTTTTCTCGGCGTGCTCGGGCAACTGGGAGATCTGTTCGAATCCATGCTCAAGCGGAGTTTCGGAGTCAAGGATTCAGGAACGATCATTCCCGGACATGGGGGTATGCTCGACCGCCTGGACAGCCTCCTGTTCGCATTCCCGCCGGCTTATTACTATGCACTGCTGCGTTTCGGAGGGGGCGCTCCATGA